The following DNA comes from Enterobacter sp. SA187.
TCACCTGCAACAGCAGTTTACGCGCCAGTTCGATACCGTGATTCACGCGATAGCTGCCGTTAAGATCCGGATCGGAGATCAGCCCTTTCCAGCCCACTACCGTGCGCGGCTTTTCAAAATAGGTGCGCATGACGATTTCCAGCCGGTGCTGGTACTTCTCACGCAGCCCCTGTAAACGACGGGCGTAGTCCATCGCGGCGTCGAGATCGTGAATGGAGCAGGGGCCGACAATCACCAGCAGGCGGCGATCCGTCCCGTTAAGGATTTTCTCAATGCGACGCCGTGAGGCCGTGACGTGTTCCGCCACGCTTGCGGAGACAGGATAGCGTTGCGCCAGTTCAGCCGGCGTGACCAGGCTGTCTATGCGCGCAGTACGCAGTTCATCGGTTTTATTCATTACATTTCTCAGAAATTTGTGGCTTCAGCGGCAGGTCTGCCGGGAAGTGATGGGCATCACGATAAACCAATCCCGTGGTATTTCAAGTGCGGGCGTGATACGCATCACAATCCAAAAGGTAATGATAACGAAATTTTAACCGATGTACTAGCTTGCTAGTGCACAGGAGTGCGCCGGTTAATACATGCGGCGGTTCAGCTTCATCATGTCGAGTATTTTGGTGGCGATCTCCTCCACGGAGAAATTGGTGCTGTTAAGAAAAGGAATTTGGTTTTTCCGGTACAGCGCTTCCACTTCCGCCACTTCCATGCGGCACTGGCGCAGCGAGGCGTAGCGACTGTTTTCCCGCCGCTCTTCACGGATAGCGGCGAGGCGCTCGGCGTTGATGGTCAGCCCGAAAAGTTTATGCTGCAACGGCTTAAGCGCAGCGGGCAGCACCAGGTTATCCATATCGTCGGCGATAAAGGGATAGTTGGCGGCGCGCACGCCGAACTGCATCGCCAGATAGAGACTGGTGGGAGTTTTACCGCAGCGCGACACGCCCAGCAGAATAACCTGCGCCTGATCCAGATTACGCATCGAAATGCCGTCATCGTGCGCCAGCGTATAATCGATGGCGGCGATACGCGCATCGTACTTAATCAGATTGCCGGGATTAAGCCCGTGAGTGCGGTGCGCAACGGGGGTGGGATCGAGCTTGAGCTCCTGCTGTAAGGGCGCGACCAGCGCCTGTACGATGTCCTGACAGAACCCTTCGCTTTGCATAATGATGTTGCGCACTTCTGGCAGCACAATGGAGTAAAACACCAGCGGACGGATCCCGGTCTGCTGATAGAGCGCGTCGATCTGCTCTTTCACCGCCTTCGCGCGGCTTTCGTTTTCCACAAAGGGCAGGGTGATGCTGTTGATGGCGACCGGAAACTGCGACATCACCGCATGCCCCAGCACCTCGGCGGTGATTGCCGTTCCGTCAGAAATATAAAAAACATGCCTGTCTACAGAATTATCCATTTAAGCCGCCCTGAAATAATCGTAATTGCATAAAAGCATAAATTAAAATCACCAGGATGCGTAGTCAGTAGTCGGCAATTCTAAAAAATGAAATGCTGTTTTTATTTTTAATGAAAAGTGCATTTCATTTTCCAATGCTGAGCACAGTGCGCGCCAGTTCTCATGAATTCAGATGATTCAGACACTTACCGCTAATCGGGAAACAGTCCGAAAAAGCAGAAATAAAATTTGCTTGAACGATTCACCGTTTTTTTCAGCGGAATAAGTATGCCAGGATAATTGCGTTATAAGGTCTTTCTTAAACCCGTTCATATATCACAAAAGGATTGTTCGATGTCCAACAATGGCTCGTCACCGCTGGTGCTTTGGTATAACCAACTCGGCATGAATGATGTAGACAGAGTTGGAGGCAAAAATGCCTCCCTGGGTGAAATGATCACCAATCTGTCCGGTATGGGTGTTTCCGTACCGAACGGATTCGCCACCACCGCCGATGCCTTTAATCTGTTTCTTGATCAAAGCGGCGTAAACCAACGTATCTATGATCTGCTGGATAAAACGGATATTGATGACGTGGGCGAACTGGCGAAAGCAGGCGCGCAAATTCGGGCGTGGATCATCGACACACCTTTCCAGCCGGAACTGGAACAGGCCATTCACGAGGCCTATAACCAGCTGTCTGCTGACGACGCAGAAGCCTCCTTTGCGGTGCGCTCCTCCGCCACCGCAGAAGACATGCCGGATGCCTCTTTTGCCGGTCAGCAGGAAACCTTCCTTAACGTGCAGGGCTACGATGCCGTGCTGGTGGCGGTGAAGCATGTTTTTGCCTCACTGTTTAACGACCGCGCCATTTCTTACCGCGTGCATCAGGGCTATGACCACCGTGGCGTGGCGCTGTCGGCGGGCGTACAGCGTATGGTGCGTTCCGATCTGGCGTCCTCCGGCGTTATGTTCTCCATTGATACTGAATCCGGCTTCGATCAGGTGGTGTTTATCACTTCTGCATGGGGACTCGGCGAGATGGTGGTGCAGGGCGCGGTCAACCCTGACGAGTTTTATGTGCACAAACCAACGCTGGAAGCCGGGCGTCCGTCCATCGTCCGCCGCACCATGGGCTCGAAAAAAATCCGCATGATCTATGCCCCGACCCAGGAGCACGGCAAGCAGGTGCGCATTGAAGATGTGCCGGAAGCCGACCGCGACATCTTCTCGCTGACCGATGAAGAAGTGCAGGAGCTGGCGAAACAGGCGGTGCAGATCGAGAAACACTACGGTCGTCCGATGGATATTGAATGGGCGAAAGACGGTCATACCGGCAAACTCTTTATCGTGCAGGCGCGTCCGGAAACCGTGCGTTCACGCGGTCAGGTCATGGAGCGTTATACCCTGCATGACCAGGGCAAAATCATCGCTGAAGGGCGTGCAATTGGCCACCGCATTGGCGCGGGTCCGGTAAAAGTGATCCACGACATCAGCGAGATGAACCGAATTGAGCCAGGGGACGTGCTGGTCACCGACATGACCGACCCGGACTGGGAGCCGATCATGAAAAAAGCGGCGGCCATCGTCACCAACCGTGGCGGACGCACCTGTCACGCGGCGATCATCGCCCGTGAACTGGGCATTCCGGCAGTGGTGGGCTGCGGCGATGCCACCGAGCGCATGAAGGATGACGAAAAAGTCACCGTTTCCTGCGCCGAAGGTGATACCGGTTACGTCTATGCCGAGATGCTCGATTTCAGCGTGAAAAGCTCCAGCGTCGACACCATGCCGGATCTGCCTCTGAAAATCATGATGAACGTCGGCAACCCGGATCGCGCTTTTGACTTCGCCTGCCTGCCCAATGAAGGCGTGGGTCTTGCGCGCCTGGAATTCATCATCAACCGTATGATCGGCGTGCATCCACGCGCGCTGCTGGAGTTTGACGATCAGGACCCGGCGCTGCAAAAAGAGATCCGTGCGCTGATGAAAGGTTACGATTCGCCGAAAGACTTTTACGTTGGACGTCTGAGCGAAGGCATCGCAACCCTGGGGGCAGCGTTTTACCCGAAACGCGTGATTGTGCGTCTGTCTGATTTTAAATCGAACGAATACGCCAACCTGGTGGGCGGCGAGCGTTACGAGCCGGAAGAAGAAAACCCGATGCTTGGCTTCCGCGGCGCGGGGCGTTACGTGGCCGACAGCTTCCGCGACTGCTTCGCGCTGGAGTGCGACGCGGTGAAATACGTACGTAACGAAATGGGCCTGACCAACGTCGAGATCATGATCCCCTTTGTGCGCACCGTGGCGCAGGCGAAAGCGGTCATTGAGGAGCTGGAGCGTCAGGGGCTTAAGCGCGGCGAAAACGGGCTGAAAGTGATCATGATGTGCGAAATTCCGTCCAACGCCCTGCTGGCAGAGCAGTTCCTCAAGTATTTCGACGGGTTCTCCATCGGCTCCAACGATATGACGCAGCTGGCGCTGGGCCTCGACCGCGATTCCGGCGTGGTTTCTGAACTCTTCGACGAACGTAACGACGCGGTAAAAGCGCTGCTTTCCATGGCGATCCGCGCGGCGAAGAAACAGGGTAAATACGTGGGCATCTGCGGCCAGGGGCCGTCCGATCATGAAGATTTTGCCGCCTGGCTGATGGAGGAGGGAATTGACAGTCTTTCTCTGAATCCGGATACCGTGGTACAAACCTGGCTAAGTCTTGCCGAGCTGAAAAAATAATTAACCTGCCATCGTCCCCGGAATTATCCGGGGATTTTTTTATCTTTAAAACGCCGTTTTAAGGATAAAAAAAAGCCCATCGTGGGAGATGGGCAAAGACTACACACAGCAATTCGTTGTTTCACTCAGGGGATTTCCATGCTTATAAATCAATGCGTTGATTTATAACCGTGACCTAATAGTAGGCATGACGAATTTTTGCGTCGATCAGATTCGTCTCAATAGTTAAATAAGCGTAAAGAATTTGCGACAGATAAACGCCATGGCATGGGGAAAGTACCAGGAATATTCGCAGACGTAGTGGGAATTGATTAGCAGCACTTAATTATCGGCGGGTTTCCCCGCCGAATGATTATTTTTTATTCGCTTCTATGTCTTCGACAGGCTGCGCCGGAACGTCTACCGGTGCGGGCACTTCTTTTACCCAGGCATCAAACAGACGCCAGCTCACCGCCAGCAGCACCGGGCCGATAAACAGGCCAATCATGCCAAAGGCGATAAGCCCGCCGATAACGCCGGATAAAATCAGGATCAGCGGCAGGTCTGCGCCCATACGGATCAGCACCGGACGAATCACGTTATCCAGCGTACCCACCACGCAGCTCCACACCAGCAGCACCGTGCCCCAGGTGGTGTCGCCGCTCCAGTAGAGCCAGATAATCGCCGGGATCAGCACCGGCAGCGGGCCAAGCTGGATAAGGCACGACATGATCATCACCACGGTGAACAGCGTGGCATAAGGCACGCCCGCCACGGCAAGCCCGATGCCGCCGAGGATCGCCTGCACCAGCGCGGTGACCACCACCCCCAGCGCAACCGCACGGATCGCCTGTGCCGCCAGCAGCACCGCCGCGTCGCCACGGCTGGAGGCCAGCCGGGTGGCGAAATGACGGATACCGCGCGCCACCTGCTCGCCGCGCCAGTACAGCAGGGCGCTGAACAGCAGCATCAGCACACAGTGCATCAGGAAGCGGCCAATATGCGCCGCCTGGCCGACAAACCAGGTGGTGGTGGTGCCGATATAGGGGCGCACTTTCGCCATGATGGCGCTGCCGCCCATATCCAGCAGGTTATGCCATCCGGTATAAAGCTTATCGCCCACCAGCGGAACACTGTTAAGCCAGGCCAGATCGGGTAAGGTCATATCGCCTGCGGTTATGGCGTGGATCACCGGGCCGCTGCCGTCCACCAGACTGTTCACCAGCAGCGCAATGGGGATCACAAAGACAAGGATCAGGAACAGCGTCATCACCAGCACCGCCAGCGAGCGGCGGCCCAGCAAACGGCGTTGCAGGCGTAAAAAAAGCGGCCAGGTGGCGATCACAATGGTGCCCGCCCAGGCGAAACCCAGTACAAACGGCCATACGATCCACAAACAGGCGATAATCATCAGCGCTAAAAACAGCACCGACAGCAAAATTTGCGGTACATCCCTGGCCTGTCGAAAATTAACCATATTTTTCTTCATCCTGTTGGTGCGCCGGAAGCTGGCGCAAAAAATGTATTTCAGAATCTGCGAAATATCAGCGATTTCAGACAGCGAATTCTGCCTGTAATTCTGCCGCGCGTATAAGAAAAAAATGTGATACAACGATAAACGCGCAATGCAAACGATTAAATACTCACAACTCTAACAGTCAGGCAGGGTCAACAGTAATGATCCCACAGATTTCTCAGGCACCCGGCGTCGTTCAGCTGGTGCTGAATTTTTTACAGGCACTGGAGCAACAAGGTTTTACCGGAGACACCGCCACCAGTTATGCCGATCGGCTGACGATGGCGACCGATAACAGCATCTATCAACTCCTCCCTGATGCCGTGGTCTTCCCCCGATCAACCGCCGACGTCACGCTGATTGCGCGTATTGCCGCCGAACCGCGTTTCGAATCGCTGATCTTTACCCCGCGTGGCGGCGGCACCGGCACAAACGGCCAGGCGCTGAACGCCGGTATTGTGGTCGATATGTCGCGCTATATGAACCGCATCCTGGAAATCAACCCCGAAGAGGGCTGGGTGCGCGTCGAAGCCGGGGTAATTAAGGATCAGCTTAACCAGTATCTGAAACCTTACGGCTATTTCTTTGCGCCGGAACTCTCCACCAGTAACCGCGCCACGCTGGGCGGAATGATCAACACCGATGCATCCGGACAGGGATCGCTGGTGTACGGCAAAACCTCGGATCATACGCTGGGCGTGCGGGCGGTGCTGATGGGCGGCGATATTCTGGACACGCAGCCGGTATCGCTGGAGCTGGCGGAAACCCTCGGCGAGGTGCAGACCGCCATTGGCCGCATCTACAAAGCCGTTTATGAAAGCTGCCGGGATAACCGCCAGTTGATCATCGATAAATTTCCAAAACTGAACCGCTTCCTGACCGGCTACGATTTGCGTCACGTCTTTAACGACGAGATGACCCGTTTTGATTTAACCCGCATCCTGACCGGCTCCGAAGGCACGCTGGCGTTTATTACCGAAGCGCGGCTGGATATTACGCCATTGCCGAAAGTGCGCCGTCTGGTAAACATCAAATACGACTCCTTCAACTCAGCGCTGCGCAATGCGCCTTTTATGGTGGAAGCGCGGGCGCTGTCGGTGGAAACCGTCGACTCAAAAGTGCTCAATCTGGCGCGGGAAGATATCGTCTGGCATTCGGTGCATGAATTGATCACCGATGTGCCGGATAAAGAGATGCTGGGCCTGAACATTGTTGAGTTCGCCGGTGACGACGAAGCCCTGATCGACGGCCAGGTCAGCGATCTCTGTCAGCGGCTGGACAGCCTAATCGCCACAGAGCAGGGTGGGGTGATTGGCTGGCAGGTGTGCGGCGATCTGGCAGGCATTGAGCGTATCTACGCCATGCGTAAAAAAGCCGTCGGCCTGCTCGGTAACGCAAAGGGCGCGGCCAAGCCGATCCCCTTTGCGGAAGATACCTGCGTGCCGCCGGAGCATCTGGCGGATTACATCGTCGAATTCCGCGCGCTGCTGGACAGCCACGGACTGAGCTACGGCATGTTCGGACATGTGGATG
Coding sequences within:
- the ppsA gene encoding phosphoenolpyruvate synthase — encoded protein: MSNNGSSPLVLWYNQLGMNDVDRVGGKNASLGEMITNLSGMGVSVPNGFATTADAFNLFLDQSGVNQRIYDLLDKTDIDDVGELAKAGAQIRAWIIDTPFQPELEQAIHEAYNQLSADDAEASFAVRSSATAEDMPDASFAGQQETFLNVQGYDAVLVAVKHVFASLFNDRAISYRVHQGYDHRGVALSAGVQRMVRSDLASSGVMFSIDTESGFDQVVFITSAWGLGEMVVQGAVNPDEFYVHKPTLEAGRPSIVRRTMGSKKIRMIYAPTQEHGKQVRIEDVPEADRDIFSLTDEEVQELAKQAVQIEKHYGRPMDIEWAKDGHTGKLFIVQARPETVRSRGQVMERYTLHDQGKIIAEGRAIGHRIGAGPVKVIHDISEMNRIEPGDVLVTDMTDPDWEPIMKKAAAIVTNRGGRTCHAAIIARELGIPAVVGCGDATERMKDDEKVTVSCAEGDTGYVYAEMLDFSVKSSSVDTMPDLPLKIMMNVGNPDRAFDFACLPNEGVGLARLEFIINRMIGVHPRALLEFDDQDPALQKEIRALMKGYDSPKDFYVGRLSEGIATLGAAFYPKRVIVRLSDFKSNEYANLVGGERYEPEEENPMLGFRGAGRYVADSFRDCFALECDAVKYVRNEMGLTNVEIMIPFVRTVAQAKAVIEELERQGLKRGENGLKVIMMCEIPSNALLAEQFLKYFDGFSIGSNDMTQLALGLDRDSGVVSELFDERNDAVKALLSMAIRAAKKQGKYVGICGQGPSDHEDFAAWLMEEGIDSLSLNPDTVVQTWLSLAELKK
- the ydiK gene encoding AI-2E family transporter YdiK; translated protein: MVNFRQARDVPQILLSVLFLALMIIACLWIVWPFVLGFAWAGTIVIATWPLFLRLQRRLLGRRSLAVLVMTLFLILVFVIPIALLVNSLVDGSGPVIHAITAGDMTLPDLAWLNSVPLVGDKLYTGWHNLLDMGGSAIMAKVRPYIGTTTTWFVGQAAHIGRFLMHCVLMLLFSALLYWRGEQVARGIRHFATRLASSRGDAAVLLAAQAIRAVALGVVVTALVQAILGGIGLAVAGVPYATLFTVVMIMSCLIQLGPLPVLIPAIIWLYWSGDTTWGTVLLVWSCVVGTLDNVIRPVLIRMGADLPLILILSGVIGGLIAFGMIGLFIGPVLLAVSWRLFDAWVKEVPAPVDVPAQPVEDIEANKK
- the ppsR gene encoding posphoenolpyruvate synthetase regulatory kinase/phosphorylase PpsR, which encodes MDNSVDRHVFYISDGTAITAEVLGHAVMSQFPVAINSITLPFVENESRAKAVKEQIDALYQQTGIRPLVFYSIVLPEVRNIIMQSEGFCQDIVQALVAPLQQELKLDPTPVAHRTHGLNPGNLIKYDARIAAIDYTLAHDDGISMRNLDQAQVILLGVSRCGKTPTSLYLAMQFGVRAANYPFIADDMDNLVLPAALKPLQHKLFGLTINAERLAAIREERRENSRYASLRQCRMEVAEVEALYRKNQIPFLNSTNFSVEEIATKILDMMKLNRRMY